One Alosa alosa isolate M-15738 ecotype Scorff River chromosome 22, AALO_Geno_1.1, whole genome shotgun sequence DNA segment encodes these proteins:
- the si:ch73-127m5.2 gene encoding transcription factor AP-2-delta, with protein MEHNPGIHMSSIPTTNSIVQVSVADGMPVGIYQPQNQGQSAGHSALAPAVVMQALAQVAQDGHPQVVVAPPMEGVVDVQNEPGRVAIPVHELPFAEVASLLDPNMKSSKARKYQIYYDEVKRRLEPPEKMSLRSLAAYTRVSRGPASKRTLLESLNVLGLSPSTNTAVSSSFSKLTEGDTAALCKDMKDFAFQYVDYENMAKQLMPESNHVQHWSKIIETRNYLEEMRKCFHDPANSKSFANATHGLGTGMLDVALDMVDSVIERQIRILSGNAEPKSETTVQKARKRMRKPRVPKDNSKHPREGKSRGRGGKSKAGPSANAATAMADADAQNRKQIQLDPATATESQEPASMESSVLTLVSVGYETISSGLGATTSLA; from the exons ATGGAGCACAATCCCGGCATCCATATGTCCTCCATCCCCACCACAAACAGCATAGTCCAGGTGTCAGTGGCTGACGGCATGCCCGTTGGCATATACCAGCCTCAGAACCAAGGCCAGAGTGCAGGGCACAGCGCGTTGGCACCAGCGGTGGTCATGCAAGCCTTGGCACAGGTGGCACAGGACGGGCACCCACAGGTGGTAGTGGCCCCTCCCATGGAGGGTGTGGTGGATGTTCAGAACGAGCCCGGCAGAGTGGCCATCCCGGTGCACGAGCTGCCCTTTGCGGAGGTGGCCTCGCTGTTGGACCCCAACATGAAGAGCTCCAAGGCACGCAAGTACCAGATCTACTACGACGAGGTGAAGCGACGGCTGGAGCCGCCCGAGAAGATGTCGCTGCGCTCCTTGGCGGCCTACACCCGGGTCAGCCGAGGGCCGGCCAGCAAGCGGACGCTGCTGGAATCGCTTAACGTGCTGGGGCTGTCGCCGAGCACCAACACAGCCGTGTCTAGCTCCTTCTCCAAACTCACTGAAG GAGACACCGCAGCACTGTGTAAAGACATGAAAGATTTTGCGTTCCAGTACGTGGACTATGAGAACATGGCCAAACAACTGATGCCGGAATCCAACCATGTACAGCACTGGTCAAAGATCATCGAGACAAG GAATTACCTGGAGGAGATGAGGAAGTGTTTCCACGATCCGGCCAACAGCAAGTCCTTCGCCAACGCTACGCACGGCCTGGGCACGGGAATGCTGGACGTAGCTCTGGACATGGTGGACAGCGTCATTGAGCGGCAGATCCGCATCCTTTCAGGCAACGCGGAGCCCAAGTCCGAGACGACAGTTCAGAAGGCACGCAAGCGTATGAGGAAGCCACGCGTGCCCAAGGACAACAGCAAACACCCCCGCGAGGGCAAATCTCGAGGTAGGGGCGGCAAAAGCAAGGCCGGCCCCAGTGCCAACGCGGCCACAGCCATGGCCGACGCCGACGCCCAGAACAGGAAACAGATCCAATTGGACCCTGCCACTGCCACGGAGAGCCAGGAGCCCGCCTCCATGGAGAGTAGCGTCCTCACTCTGGTCTCCGTGGGTTACGAAACCATCTCCAGCGGCCTAGGTGCCACAACAAGCCTCGCGTAG